In a genomic window of Wyeomyia smithii strain HCP4-BCI-WySm-NY-G18 chromosome 1, ASM2978416v1, whole genome shotgun sequence:
- the LOC129718513 gene encoding innexin inx3, which translates to MAVFGLVSSVAGFIKVRYLVDKAIIDNVVFRCHYRLTSAVLFLCCVLVTANNLIGDPISCINDGAIPGHVINTYCWITYTFTLPGQHGRQVGTAVAHSGLGNEYNQERTFHSYYQWVPFMLFLQGMLFYTPHWIWKNWEDGKMRMISDGLRGNMTLSMEERRGRQSRLVRYLFDSKKTHNAYSFGYFFCEALNFINVVGNIFFVDKFLGGAFLTYGSDVLKFSDMDQENRSDPMIEIFPRVTKCTFHKYGPSGSIMKHDALCVLALNILNEKIYIFLWFWFIILTVLSGLAILYSAAILMMPTTREVVLKSRFRTAQSGQIENFIRRIQIGDFLMIHLLGQNINVTSFCEVVQTLISQLNEERPVDTPSAPSTLEMAPIYPEIGKYDKEKAALHQEYEA; encoded by the exons ATGGCTGTGTTTGGACTGGTCTCCTCGGTGGCTGGCTTCATCAAAGTGCGGTATTTGGTTGACAAAGCGATCATCGATAACGTAGTCTTCCGGTGCCACTATCGGTTAACTAGTGCTGTACTCTTCCTGTGCTGCGTTCTAGTGACGGCAAACAATCTGATTG GTGATCCAATTTCCTGCATTAACGACGGTGCCATACCTGGTCACGTGATCAACACGTACTGCTGGATCACGTACACCTTCACGCTGCCGGGTCAGCACGGACGCCAAGTTGGAACGGCGGTTGCCCACTCTGGACTCGGGAATGAATACAACCAGGAGCGGACGTTCCACAGCTACTACCAGTGGGTTCCGTTCATGTTGTTCTTACAGGGAATGCTTTTCTACACGCCCCACTGGATTTGGAAGAACTGGGAGGACGGCAAAATGCGTATGATCTCCGATGGACTCCGCGGCAACATGACACTGAGCATGGAGGAACGCCGGGGACGCCAATCACGGCTAGTTCGGTATCTCTTCGACAGCAAGAAGACCCACAATGCCTATTCGTTCGGTTACTTCTTCTGTGAGGCACTCAATTTCATCAATGTT GTAGGCAACATTTTCTTCGTAGACAAGTTTCTGGGAGGTGCTTTCCTGACCTACGGTTCCGACGTGTTGAAGTTCAGCGATATGGACCAGGAAAATCGCTCCGATCCTATGATTGAG ATTTTCCCACGTGTGACCAAATGTACCTTCCACAAGTACGGTCCGTCCGGCAGCATCATGAAGCACGATGCCCTCTGCGTCCTAGCATTGAACATCCTGAATGAGAAAATCTACATCTTCCTGTG GTTCTGGTTCATAATCCTGACCGTGCTCTCCGGGCTGGCGATTCTCTACTCGGCCGCCATCCTGATGATGCCGACCACACGTGAGGTAGTTCTGAAAAGTCGTTTCCGCACGGCCCAGAGCGGCCAGATCGAGAACTTCATTCGCCGGATTCAGATCGGCGATTTTCTGATGATTCACCTGCTCGGCCAGAACATCAACGTGACGTCGTTCTGCGAGGTGGTGCAAACCCTGATCTCGCAGCTGAACGAGGAACGACCGGTCGACACACCGTCGGCTCCCTCGACGCTCGAAATGGCACCTATATATCCGGAAATTGGAAAATACG ACAAGGAGAAGGCGGCGCTGCATCAGGAATACGAAGCATAA